One stretch of Amycolatopsis sp. 195334CR DNA includes these proteins:
- a CDS encoding NYN domain-containing protein, with protein sequence MTASAHPEPEHAGRVPPAPEVRDQPEQPEHPARPVNWVELPEAIRERIAELAAAALGKLPVADIPRQLRPVARFAPAKRAKLGGSALLSTLGESSRFRTAVLEWLREHRADVLDPNALDSIAAATAAVLLGEASADSRVRLVAKNAEETSLRAERDAALARIHRLEGELERVQAELTEARRVVESARADREAELDRLRGRLREQGVKLRQAKDAAEEARAAAAEAGGIRAEEVAALTAQLERERQRSAAERARADNAVADADVARQSAREAREADEVRLALLIDTIEGAAKGLRRELSLGHAGPLPADVVRGASTRADGGGKVQDPAALDRLLALPGVHLIVDGYNVTKTGYPELALADQRDRLAQQLGALSARTSAEITVVFDGAGVISVPAAAARGVRVLFSDKGVLADDVIRTLVAAEPAGRPLVVATSDRAVADSVRARGAHPVPSAVLLTRLGRV encoded by the coding sequence ATGACCGCATCCGCGCACCCCGAACCGGAGCACGCCGGCCGCGTGCCACCGGCCCCCGAGGTGCGCGACCAGCCGGAACAGCCCGAGCACCCGGCCAGGCCGGTGAACTGGGTCGAGCTGCCCGAGGCCATCCGCGAGCGGATCGCCGAGCTCGCGGCGGCCGCGCTGGGCAAGCTCCCGGTCGCCGACATACCGCGCCAGCTGCGCCCGGTGGCGCGGTTCGCCCCGGCCAAGCGCGCCAAGCTGGGCGGCTCGGCGCTGCTCAGCACGCTCGGCGAGTCCAGCCGGTTCCGCACCGCGGTGCTGGAGTGGCTGCGCGAGCACCGTGCCGACGTGCTCGACCCGAACGCGCTCGATTCGATCGCCGCGGCCACCGCCGCGGTGCTGCTCGGCGAGGCCAGCGCGGACTCCCGCGTCCGCCTGGTGGCGAAGAACGCCGAGGAGACCAGCCTGCGGGCCGAGCGCGACGCCGCGCTGGCCCGGATCCACCGGCTCGAGGGCGAGCTGGAGCGGGTCCAGGCGGAGCTGACCGAGGCCCGGCGCGTGGTGGAGAGCGCGCGGGCCGATCGGGAGGCCGAGCTGGACCGGTTGCGCGGCCGCCTGCGCGAGCAGGGCGTGAAGCTGCGCCAGGCCAAGGACGCCGCCGAGGAGGCCAGGGCGGCCGCCGCCGAGGCGGGCGGGATCCGCGCGGAGGAGGTAGCCGCGCTGACCGCGCAGCTCGAACGCGAGCGCCAGCGTTCGGCCGCCGAGCGCGCCCGTGCCGACAACGCGGTCGCGGACGCCGACGTGGCCCGCCAGTCCGCCAGGGAAGCGCGTGAGGCCGACGAGGTCCGCCTGGCGCTGCTCATCGACACCATCGAGGGAGCCGCGAAGGGGCTGCGGCGGGAGCTGTCGCTCGGCCACGCGGGCCCGCTGCCCGCCGACGTGGTCCGCGGCGCCAGCACCCGCGCCGACGGCGGTGGCAAGGTCCAGGACCCGGCCGCGCTGGACCGGTTGCTCGCACTGCCCGGCGTGCACCTGATCGTCGACGGCTACAACGTCACCAAGACCGGCTATCCCGAGCTGGCGCTGGCCGACCAGCGCGACCGCCTGGCCCAGCAGCTCGGAGCGCTCTCCGCGCGCACGAGCGCCGAAATCACCGTCGTCTTCGACGGGGCGGGCGTGATCTCCGTGCCCGCCGCGGCCGCACGCGGGGTCCGGGTGCTGTTCTCCGACAAGGGCGTGCTCGCCGACGACGTGATCCGCACGCTCGTCGCGGCCGAACCGGCGGGCCGCCCGCTGGTGGTGGCCACCTCCGACCGCGCGGTCGCCGATTCGGTCCGCGCCCGCGGCGCGCACCCGGTGCCGTCGGCCGTGCTGCTCACCCGCCTCGGCCGGGTCTGA
- a CDS encoding FtsX-like permease family protein yields the protein MIRDLVLGLRLAVGGGRMSGQALLRLVMTTIGVALVVAILLPAASVGNVVSEYDAREAANAEVTDPRPGVDPLHSYGWYTELDDDYLVTHVVAASGPNSPVPPGLDRIPAPGELFVSPAVAELLAGPKGDSVRARVPGTVAGEIGKAGLDDAGDLKLYLGTTVERLSQTEGTELVTGFGVPPDGFMLDATTALLMAPIVVALLLPLLIFVTTASRMGAAQRERRLAALRLLGVDARQVRRIAAAESLLGALAGLVVGTALFLALRPLIGQLDLFGLKLFPEDFVPPWQLAVLIALLVPGLAVGTAIFGLRRTIVEPLGVVRQSKPIKRRMWWRWGITGLGALLMGLTLLAEERDNGDAVGIALSVGSALLLIGVAALLPWAVEKVVRGLRGGTPSLQFAVRRLQMDGGTASRVVSGLVVVLAGTILIQTLMVSLTADDAKRTGWQPPQALAAEIVTDGGHADEVRQRLAGVPGLTGVHEVASATLRPPGAKSGRDSTGVEIGDCAALRTMANLPSCADGDVFAVGVPEGSSQPWTGPPTGELQFYGYQNGEPRPGPMWTVPAQVRTVPGAEAAQMVTGNLLVTPGALGSVRPDGSITFTVSGPGEPNAVIDRAAAALSPLGWDVHVRAVQQPGVVSAQLDERTGTFRAALLAASAFVLSVAALSLLMLSIEQIVERRRPLAALSASGVPLSVLARGSLWQNAIPVLVGVVLAIAAGLGLTVPTLRYVGLPFTLDVGLLLTMGGAAVLAVLVTTALTWPLLRQVTRLDGLRAE from the coding sequence GTGATCCGCGACCTGGTGCTCGGGCTCCGGCTGGCCGTCGGGGGCGGCCGGATGTCCGGGCAGGCGCTGCTGCGGCTGGTGATGACCACCATCGGCGTGGCACTGGTGGTGGCGATCCTGCTGCCCGCCGCCTCGGTCGGGAACGTGGTTTCCGAGTACGACGCGCGGGAGGCGGCGAACGCCGAGGTCACCGACCCGCGGCCGGGGGTGGACCCGCTCCACTCCTACGGCTGGTACACCGAGCTGGACGACGACTACCTGGTCACGCACGTGGTCGCGGCGAGCGGGCCGAATTCGCCGGTGCCACCCGGTCTCGACCGGATCCCGGCGCCGGGGGAGCTGTTCGTCTCGCCCGCGGTGGCCGAACTGCTCGCCGGGCCGAAGGGCGACTCGGTGCGGGCACGCGTGCCCGGCACGGTGGCCGGGGAGATCGGCAAGGCGGGGCTGGACGACGCGGGCGACCTGAAGCTCTACCTCGGCACCACGGTCGAGCGGCTCAGCCAGACCGAGGGCACCGAACTGGTCACCGGCTTCGGGGTGCCGCCTGACGGGTTCATGCTCGACGCCACCACGGCGTTGCTGATGGCGCCGATCGTGGTGGCGCTGCTGCTGCCGCTGCTGATCTTCGTCACCACCGCGTCCCGGATGGGCGCGGCGCAACGCGAACGCCGGCTCGCCGCGCTGCGGCTGCTCGGCGTGGACGCGCGGCAGGTGCGCCGGATCGCCGCGGCCGAGTCGCTGCTCGGCGCGCTCGCCGGGCTCGTGGTGGGCACTGCGTTGTTCCTCGCGCTGCGCCCGCTGATCGGGCAGCTCGACCTGTTCGGGCTGAAGCTGTTCCCGGAGGACTTCGTGCCGCCGTGGCAGCTGGCCGTGCTGATCGCGCTGCTCGTGCCCGGGCTCGCCGTCGGCACGGCGATCTTCGGCCTGCGCCGGACCATCGTCGAACCGCTGGGCGTGGTGCGGCAGAGCAAGCCGATCAAGCGCCGGATGTGGTGGCGCTGGGGGATCACCGGGCTGGGCGCGCTGCTGATGGGGCTCACGCTGCTCGCCGAGGAGCGGGACAACGGCGACGCGGTGGGCATCGCGTTGAGCGTGGGCAGCGCGCTGCTGCTGATCGGGGTGGCCGCCCTGCTGCCGTGGGCGGTGGAGAAGGTGGTGCGCGGGTTGCGCGGCGGTACGCCGTCGCTGCAGTTCGCGGTGCGACGGCTGCAGATGGACGGGGGGACGGCGAGCCGGGTGGTGTCCGGGCTCGTGGTCGTGCTGGCCGGCACCATCCTGATCCAGACGCTGATGGTCTCGCTGACCGCCGACGACGCCAAGCGCACCGGCTGGCAGCCGCCCCAGGCGCTGGCCGCCGAGATCGTGACGGACGGCGGGCACGCGGACGAGGTGCGGCAGCGGCTCGCCGGGGTGCCGGGCCTGACCGGGGTGCACGAGGTGGCCTCGGCCACGCTGCGGCCGCCCGGGGCCAAGTCCGGGCGCGACTCGACCGGCGTGGAGATCGGGGACTGCGCCGCGTTGCGGACCATGGCGAACCTGCCTTCGTGCGCGGACGGCGACGTGTTCGCCGTCGGCGTCCCGGAAGGCTCTTCGCAACCGTGGACCGGGCCGCCGACCGGAGAGCTGCAGTTCTACGGCTACCAGAACGGCGAACCGCGGCCGGGTCCGATGTGGACGGTGCCGGCGCAGGTGCGGACGGTGCCCGGTGCCGAGGCCGCCCAGATGGTGACGGGGAACCTGCTGGTCACCCCGGGCGCGCTCGGTTCGGTGCGGCCGGACGGTTCGATCACCTTCACCGTGTCGGGGCCGGGGGAGCCCAACGCGGTGATCGACCGGGCCGCCGCCGCGCTCAGCCCGCTGGGCTGGGACGTCCACGTGCGGGCGGTCCAGCAACCCGGGGTGGTGAGCGCCCAGCTCGACGAGCGCACGGGCACCTTCCGCGCCGCGCTGCTGGCGGCCTCGGCGTTCGTGCTCTCGGTGGCGGCGCTGAGCCTGCTCATGCTGTCCATCGAGCAGATCGTCGAGCGGCGGCGGCCGCTGGCGGCGCTGTCGGCGTCCGGGGTGCCGTTGTCGGTGCTGGCCCGCGGATCGCTGTGGCAGAACGCGATCCCGGTGCTGGTCGGGGTGGTGCTGGCGATCGCGGCCGGGCTCGGGCTGACCGTGCCGACGCTGCGGTACGTCGGGCTGCCGTTCACCCTCGACGTCGGCCTGCTCCTCACCATGGGCGGCGCGGCGGTGCTGGCCGTGCTGGTCACCACGGCGCTGACCTGGCCGTTGCTGCGTCAGGTGACCAGGCTGGACGGCCTGCGCGCGGAGTAG
- a CDS encoding PadR family transcriptional regulator produces the protein MSVSRTLLALLETGPRHGYDLKRSYDEQFAQGRPLAYGQVYSTLSRLLRNGLVVEAGVEQGDGPDRKRYTITDAGVTDVESWLATPESPEPYLQNTLYTKVVLALLSGRSATDVLDSQRAAHLKVMRELTKRKTGGDLADQLICDHALFHLEADLRWLELTAARLDALAEAVRA, from the coding sequence ATGTCGGTATCGCGCACATTGCTCGCCCTGCTGGAAACGGGGCCGCGACACGGCTACGACCTGAAGCGCTCGTACGACGAGCAGTTCGCCCAGGGGCGCCCGCTCGCCTACGGGCAGGTGTACTCGACGCTCTCGCGACTGCTGCGCAACGGGCTGGTCGTCGAGGCGGGCGTCGAACAGGGGGACGGTCCGGACCGCAAGCGCTACACCATCACCGACGCCGGGGTCACCGACGTCGAGTCGTGGCTGGCCACGCCGGAGAGCCCGGAGCCGTACCTGCAGAACACGCTCTACACGAAGGTGGTGCTCGCGCTGCTGTCCGGCCGCAGCGCCACCGACGTGCTGGACAGCCAGCGCGCCGCGCACCTGAAGGTGATGCGGGAGCTGACCAAGCGCAAGACCGGGGGAGACTTGGCCGACCAGTTGATCTGCGACCACGCGTTGTTCCACCTGGAGGCCGACCTCCGGTGGCTGGAGCTGACCGCGGCCAGGCTGGACGCGCTCGCCGAGGCGGTGCGCGCGTGA
- a CDS encoding ABC transporter ATP-binding protein produces the protein MNQPLLRARDLHKSFGQTSALRGADVSVRAGEVLAVMGPSGSGKSTLLHCLAGIVTPDSGAIEYQGRDLIGMSDKERSALRRTDFGFVFQFGQLVPELTCLENVALPLRLTGVKRGPAEAKARQWLDRLEVGELGGRRPGDVSGGQGQRVAVARALVTGPKVIFADEPTGALDSLNGEMVMRMLTDAARTTQAAVVLVTHEPRVAAYSDREVVVRDGKASDRELVS, from the coding sequence GTGAACCAGCCACTGCTGCGGGCGCGTGACCTGCACAAGTCCTTCGGCCAGACCAGCGCCCTGCGCGGGGCGGACGTCTCGGTGCGCGCCGGTGAGGTCCTCGCCGTGATGGGCCCGTCCGGTTCCGGCAAGTCGACGCTGCTGCACTGCCTCGCCGGGATCGTCACCCCGGACTCGGGCGCGATCGAGTACCAGGGCCGCGACCTGATCGGCATGAGCGACAAGGAGCGCAGCGCGCTGCGCCGCACCGATTTCGGCTTCGTCTTCCAGTTCGGCCAGCTCGTACCGGAGCTGACCTGCCTGGAGAACGTGGCGCTGCCGCTGCGGCTGACCGGGGTCAAGCGGGGCCCCGCCGAGGCCAAGGCCCGCCAGTGGCTGGACCGGCTCGAGGTCGGTGAGCTGGGCGGACGCCGTCCCGGTGACGTCTCCGGTGGGCAGGGGCAGCGGGTGGCGGTGGCCAGGGCGCTGGTCACCGGGCCGAAGGTGATCTTCGCCGACGAGCCGACCGGGGCGCTGGACTCGCTCAACGGCGAGATGGTGATGCGCATGCTCACCGACGCCGCGCGCACCACGCAGGCCGCGGTGGTGCTGGTGACGCACGAACCCCGCGTCGCCGCGTATTCCGATCGCGAGGTCGTGGTGCGCGACGGGAAGGCGAGTGATCGGGAGCTGGTCTCGTGA
- a CDS encoding D-alanyl-D-alanine carboxypeptidase family protein, producing MRARAGLALPLVFAGALLVAPTAGAQNDVPADPGDLRVEAGVAPGTGPGDPRPGEAFADPKVADLQRTASDVQKELGELAGRIEAAEAELGTATAQLQHATAERLDAEAQLTAIRGEADEFTRSVFTSLGRPDNVRLLFSATNASDLLNGKSMVDHLREDQDARLNSALDRQRRAVEAEGVAAGAEKTAAERKAELDSRNGDATNRADAISSELRGPIDDANAAVVEQQRAQRDRNSQTASNWKAYTDRLAAAGIKPPSAAALADPAKLPAGLRPLAGSGGPQAGVAESSVDGQRILVLPKETIDAVTAGIGALGKPYVPKDGGEGPVAYSCDGLVRSVFSGAGLPLPGSAGEQLAVGKPVPLADAQPGDLVFIGPAKYGVQSVGVVLDSRTMLAADARLAGVVVADLPAGDSVLGVARPALGTREAVPVPQRGPGELTWRCGGVELPPAAPGTDQAAGAWGGFPNGLIPAGALCPIGIGSHVLRCDAAQTFAALSSAFAGTFGRPLCVTDSYRTFAGQVDLYRRKPSLAAVPGTSNHGWGLAVDMCGGVQSFGTPEYGWLAANARSYGWVNPGWAQPGRGREEPWHWEFAGR from the coding sequence ATGCGGGCCAGAGCCGGCCTGGCGCTGCCGCTGGTGTTCGCGGGCGCGCTGCTCGTGGCCCCGACGGCGGGCGCCCAGAACGACGTGCCCGCGGATCCCGGGGATCTGCGCGTGGAAGCCGGGGTGGCGCCGGGGACCGGGCCGGGGGACCCGCGGCCGGGTGAGGCGTTCGCCGATCCCAAGGTCGCCGATCTCCAGCGCACCGCCTCGGACGTGCAGAAGGAACTCGGTGAGCTGGCCGGGCGGATCGAGGCCGCCGAAGCCGAACTCGGCACCGCGACCGCGCAACTGCAGCACGCCACCGCCGAGCGGCTGGACGCCGAAGCGCAGTTGACCGCCATCCGCGGGGAAGCCGACGAGTTCACCAGATCGGTGTTCACCTCGCTGGGGCGGCCCGACAACGTGCGGTTGTTGTTCAGCGCCACCAACGCCAGCGATCTGCTCAACGGCAAGTCCATGGTGGACCACCTGCGCGAGGACCAGGACGCTCGCCTCAACAGCGCGCTGGACCGGCAACGCAGGGCGGTCGAAGCGGAGGGCGTCGCGGCGGGTGCGGAGAAGACGGCCGCCGAGCGCAAGGCCGAATTGGACAGTCGCAACGGGGACGCCACCAACCGCGCGGACGCGATCAGCTCGGAACTGCGCGGCCCGATCGACGACGCCAACGCCGCGGTCGTCGAGCAGCAGCGGGCGCAGCGGGACCGGAACTCGCAGACCGCGTCGAACTGGAAGGCCTACACCGACCGGCTCGCGGCGGCCGGGATCAAACCGCCCTCGGCCGCGGCGCTGGCCGATCCGGCGAAGCTGCCCGCCGGGTTACGGCCGCTGGCCGGTTCCGGCGGCCCGCAGGCCGGCGTCGCGGAGTCCAGTGTGGACGGTCAGCGGATACTGGTGCTGCCGAAGGAGACCATCGACGCGGTGACCGCGGGCATCGGGGCGCTCGGCAAGCCGTACGTGCCCAAGGACGGTGGCGAGGGGCCGGTGGCGTACTCGTGCGACGGGCTGGTGCGCTCGGTGTTCTCCGGGGCCGGGTTGCCGCTGCCGGGTTCGGCGGGGGAGCAGCTGGCGGTGGGCAAGCCGGTGCCGCTCGCCGACGCCCAGCCGGGTGACCTGGTGTTCATCGGGCCGGCGAAGTACGGGGTGCAGTCGGTCGGGGTGGTGCTGGACAGCCGCACCATGCTCGCCGCGGACGCCCGGCTGGCCGGGGTGGTGGTCGCCGACCTGCCCGCCGGGGACAGCGTGCTCGGCGTGGCCAGGCCCGCGCTGGGCACGCGGGAGGCCGTGCCGGTGCCGCAGCGGGGTCCGGGGGAACTGACCTGGCGGTGTGGTGGCGTCGAACTGCCGCCCGCCGCCCCCGGCACCGACCAGGCGGCCGGCGCGTGGGGCGGGTTCCCGAACGGCCTGATCCCGGCGGGCGCGCTGTGCCCCATCGGCATCGGCTCCCACGTGCTGAGGTGCGACGCGGCGCAGACGTTCGCCGCGCTGTCGTCGGCCTTCGCCGGGACGTTCGGCCGTCCGCTGTGCGTGACGGACTCGTACCGCACGTTCGCCGGTCAGGTGGACCTGTACCGGCGGAAGCCCTCGCTGGCCGCCGTGCCGGGCACGAGCAACCACGGCTGGGGGCTCGCGGTGGACATGTGCGGCGGGGTGCAGTCGTTCGGCACGCCGGAGTACGGCTGGCTGGCGGCGAACGCGCGCTCGTACGGCTGGGTCAACCCGGGCTGGGCGCAGCCGGGACGGGGCCGGGAAGAACCCTGGCACTGGGAGTTCGCCGGGCGCTGA
- a CDS encoding maleylpyruvate isomerase N-terminal domain-containing protein: protein MVGAEDVETAVGLALTTLAGAPAEKWENPAGTLAWTCWETAEHLADDLFAYAAQLGLRRPPVDRYVPFEMIRRRPEAPDGVVFADRSAGPSGLLQVLDSCGALLAAVVRTAPPTARCFHSLGTADAAGAAAMGVVETLVHTHDLAAGLGLTWTPPEDLCDRTLLRLFPDAPTDTPRWPTLLWATGRGDLPGHPRPTSWRWDSSIRA from the coding sequence GTGGTTGGTGCGGAGGATGTGGAAACGGCCGTCGGGCTCGCTTTGACTACGTTGGCCGGCGCGCCGGCGGAGAAGTGGGAAAACCCGGCCGGAACGCTGGCGTGGACCTGCTGGGAAACCGCCGAGCACCTGGCCGACGACCTGTTCGCCTATGCCGCGCAACTGGGCCTGCGGCGGCCTCCGGTGGACCGGTACGTGCCGTTCGAAATGATCCGCCGACGGCCCGAAGCACCGGACGGCGTGGTGTTCGCCGATCGCTCGGCGGGGCCGTCCGGGCTGCTCCAGGTGCTCGACTCGTGCGGCGCGCTGCTCGCCGCGGTGGTGCGCACGGCCCCGCCGACGGCCCGCTGCTTCCACTCGCTCGGCACCGCCGACGCCGCCGGCGCGGCGGCGATGGGCGTGGTGGAGACCCTGGTGCACACGCACGACCTGGCCGCGGGGCTGGGCCTCACCTGGACCCCGCCCGAGGACCTGTGCGACCGCACCCTGCTCCGCCTGTTCCCGGACGCCCCCACCGACACCCCGCGCTGGCCGACCCTGCTGTGGGCGACGGGCCGGGGCGACCTCCCCGGCCACCCGCGCCCGACGTCGTGGCGCTGGGACAGCTCGATCCGCGCCTAG
- a CDS encoding NlpC/P60 family protein: MQSHPVKRVVSGALAATAVIAAVTLSQAPATATPILAPQQPPSSESEALKKYRELAEQAEKLNEDHLNAVEDEKAKQGELDKANQDLEAAKQTESTASADIERYRVDVDKFAGASFTSGAQLNKMSALLTGNSAQDFLDRSSALDVLATDQNNVLQGYAGSLKQAADARQLAADAQGRAQAAKDEASRLKSDIEQRKASLEDQKDKLEDAYGNLSDGDKAAQKDTGEDVGPIKAPGAAAQTAVDAAMGKRGKPYSWGATGPNSFDCSGLTGWAYKQAGISLPRTSKAQSTFGKSIPRDQLQPGDLVFYNSPVSHVGIYIGGGNMVHAPTTGDVVKVSPLQKNYVGARRVA; this comes from the coding sequence GTGCAGTCGCATCCGGTAAAGCGCGTGGTTTCAGGCGCTCTGGCAGCCACCGCCGTCATCGCGGCCGTGACGCTGTCCCAGGCACCCGCCACCGCCACCCCCATCCTCGCCCCCCAGCAACCCCCGAGCAGCGAGTCCGAGGCGCTCAAGAAGTACCGCGAACTCGCCGAGCAGGCCGAGAAGCTCAACGAGGACCACCTCAACGCCGTCGAGGACGAGAAGGCCAAGCAGGGCGAACTCGACAAGGCGAACCAGGACCTCGAGGCGGCCAAGCAGACCGAGAGCACGGCCAGCGCCGACATCGAGCGCTACCGGGTCGACGTGGACAAGTTCGCCGGCGCGTCGTTCACCAGCGGCGCCCAGCTGAACAAGATGTCCGCGCTGCTGACCGGCAACTCGGCCCAGGACTTCCTGGACCGCTCGTCCGCGCTGGACGTGCTGGCCACCGACCAGAACAACGTGCTGCAGGGTTACGCCGGCTCGCTCAAGCAGGCCGCCGACGCCCGCCAGCTGGCCGCCGACGCCCAGGGCCGCGCCCAAGCGGCCAAGGACGAGGCCTCCCGGCTCAAGTCGGACATCGAGCAGCGCAAGGCCTCGCTCGAGGACCAGAAGGACAAGCTCGAGGACGCCTACGGCAACCTCAGCGACGGTGACAAGGCCGCGCAGAAGGACACCGGCGAAGACGTCGGCCCGATCAAGGCCCCCGGTGCCGCCGCCCAGACCGCGGTCGACGCGGCCATGGGCAAGCGCGGCAAGCCCTACTCCTGGGGTGCCACCGGCCCGAACTCCTTCGACTGCTCCGGCCTGACCGGCTGGGCCTACAAGCAGGCCGGGATCAGCCTCCCGCGCACCTCGAAGGCCCAGTCGACCTTCGGCAAGTCGATCCCCCGGGATCAGCTGCAGCCGGGCGATCTGGTGTTCTACAACTCGCCGGTCTCGCACGTCGGCATCTACATCGGCGGCGGCAACATGGTGCACGCCCCGACCACGGGTGACGTGGTCAAGGTCTCGCCGCTGCAGAAGAACTACGTGGGTGCCCGCCGCGTCGCCTGA
- a CDS encoding glycosyltransferase family 4 protein has translation MRRTLLVTNDFPPRHGGIQAYLHALATRVPADDLVVYAPAWRGDAEFDAAAPFEVVRHPTSLMVPTPGVLRRAKQIMRARECEAVWFGAAAPLALLGHPLRAAGAQRVLASTHGHEVGWSMLPAARQALRRIGDTADVVTFVSEYTRNRFAAAFGPMAGLEHLPSGVDTELFRPDQAARESIRKRYGLGDRPTVVCVSRLVPRKGQDMLVLAMLELRKRVPDVALLLVGGGPYRAKLAGLVDSLDLGGDVVLTGSVPWEELPAHYTAGDVFAMPARTRGKGLDVEGLGIVYLEASATGLPVIAGRSGGAPETVLDEVTGHVVDGRDLMQQVETLAALLNDPARAQRMGEAGREWVSRSWRWDVLAKRLETMLAGDPIAAIR, from the coding sequence GTGCGCCGAACGCTCTTGGTCACCAACGACTTCCCGCCCCGCCACGGCGGCATCCAGGCCTACCTGCACGCGCTGGCCACCCGGGTGCCCGCGGACGACCTGGTGGTCTACGCACCGGCGTGGCGCGGTGACGCGGAGTTCGACGCGGCCGCCCCGTTCGAGGTGGTGCGCCACCCGACCTCGCTGATGGTGCCGACGCCGGGCGTGCTGCGCCGCGCGAAGCAGATCATGCGGGCGCGCGAGTGCGAGGCGGTCTGGTTCGGCGCGGCGGCGCCGCTCGCGCTGCTCGGCCACCCGCTGCGGGCGGCCGGGGCGCAGCGGGTGCTGGCCAGCACGCACGGGCACGAGGTCGGCTGGTCGATGCTGCCCGCCGCGCGGCAGGCGCTGCGGCGGATCGGCGACACCGCCGACGTGGTCACCTTCGTCAGCGAGTACACCCGCAACCGGTTCGCCGCCGCGTTCGGGCCGATGGCCGGGCTGGAGCACCTGCCGTCCGGTGTGGACACCGAGCTGTTCCGCCCGGACCAGGCCGCGCGCGAGTCGATCCGCAAGCGCTACGGCCTCGGCGACCGGCCGACCGTGGTGTGCGTGTCCAGGCTGGTGCCCCGCAAGGGCCAGGACATGCTCGTGCTCGCCATGCTGGAACTGCGCAAGCGCGTGCCGGACGTGGCGCTGCTGCTGGTCGGCGGCGGGCCGTACCGCGCGAAGCTGGCCGGGCTGGTGGACTCGCTCGACCTCGGCGGGGACGTGGTGCTCACCGGTTCGGTGCCGTGGGAGGAACTGCCCGCGCACTACACCGCTGGCGACGTGTTCGCCATGCCGGCGCGGACCCGCGGCAAGGGCCTCGACGTGGAGGGGCTGGGCATCGTCTACCTGGAGGCGTCGGCGACCGGCCTGCCGGTGATCGCCGGGCGTTCGGGCGGGGCACCGGAGACCGTGCTCGACGAGGTGACCGGGCACGTGGTCGACGGCCGGGACCTGATGCAGCAGGTCGAGACGCTCGCCGCGCTGCTGAACGACCCGGCCCGCGCCCAGCGCATGGGCGAAGCGGGCCGGGAGTGGGTCAGCCGCAGCTGGCGCTGGGACGTGCTGGCCAAGCGGCTGGAGACGATGCTCGCCGGTGACCCGATCGCCGCTATCCGCTGA